One genomic window of Anser cygnoides isolate HZ-2024a breed goose chromosome 11, Taihu_goose_T2T_genome, whole genome shotgun sequence includes the following:
- the RBPMS2 gene encoding RNA-binding protein with multiple splicing 2, translating to MSNLNKDTEHTNGGGNVEEEVRTLFVSGLPVDIKPRELYLLFRPFKGYEGSLIKLTSKQPVGFVTFDSRAGAEAAKNALNGIRFDPENPQTLRLEFAKANTKMAKSKLMATPNPTNIHPALGAHFIARDPYDLTGAALIPASPEAWAPYPLYTTELTPAIPHAAFTYPAAAAAAAALHAQMRWYPPSEATQQGWKSRQFC from the exons ATGAGCAACCTCAACAAGGACACCGAGCACACCAACGGCGGCGGCAACGtcgaggaggag GTACGGACTCTGTTTGTCAGTGGTCTTCCTGTGGACATCAAACCCAGAGAGCTCTACCTACTCTTCCGACCATTCAAG GGTTATGAAGGGTCACTGATCAAGCTAACATCAAAGCAG CCAGTTGGTTTTGTGACCTTTGACAGCCGGGCTGGTGCTGAAGCAGCAAAGAACGCCTTAAAT GGCATCCGCTTTGACCCAGAGAACCCTCAGACCTTGCGGTTAGAGTTTGCTAAAGCCAACACAAAGATGGCCAAGAGCAAGCTGATGGCCACACCAAACCCCACCAATATCCACCCTGCCCTGGGCGCACACTTCATTGCACGGGACCCCT ATGACCTGACTGGAGCAGCTCTTATTCCAGCATCCCCAGAAGCGTGGGCTCCCTACCCCCTGTACACCACGGAGCTAACCCCAGCCATCCCCCATGCCGCCTTCACGTACCCAGCGGCCGCTGCTGCGGCCGCTGCTCTTCACGCTCAG atgcGCTGGTATCCTCCCTCTGAAGCTACCCAGCAAGGATGGAAGTCTCGTCAGTTTTGTTAG